The Candidatus Methylacidiphilales bacterium genome contains a region encoding:
- the rpoB gene encoding DNA-directed RNA polymerase subunit beta, giving the protein MVTANTGERINFGKISDAIDIPNLIEVQLKSYEDFLQTNIAPNRRKNEGLQAVFSEVFPIESYDEKIKLEFAEYEIADPKMSSLDCQREGATFAAPLYVTFRLRNEANTIEEKVYMGELPMMTERGTFVVNGAERVVVSQLHRSPGICFESGVHANGKTLYSFRIIPDRGSWLEVAFDTSDLMYVHLDRRKRRRKFLITTFLRALGYSTNEEILSLFYEIEDFALKADPDEESISSKVLINEVRDTANQDLVVARAFEPLTKTVVRQLLDLGIMSVDVVDIRNDDTVIRCLKKDPTRDTEDALKDIYKRLRPGDPPTVTNAKALIKRLFFDPKRYDIGRVGRYKINQKLSLEVNIETRVLTNEDIIAATSYVINLKQGEGSTDDIDHLGSRRVRAVGELLANQCRTGLARTERLVKERMTLFDVNTEGMTPQKLINPKALSAVIRDFFGRSQLSQLMDQTNPLSELTHKRRLSALGPGGLSRDRAGFEVRDVHPSHYGRICPIETPEGPNIGLISSMSTFARINEFGFIETPYRKVVDGKVVEKIDYLTADQEENFVVAQANAALQKDGRFAGPKVSVRYKGEFLEVEPNRVHYMDVSPKQLVSVAASLIPFLEHDDANRALMGSNMQRQGVPLIVTEAPLVGTGIEGKVARDSKAVVVADASGKVASVNSSEIIVTRDGELPDGKKRYKTDPEAGIYYYKLRKFMRSNAGTCVNQKPLVRKGEKISKGQVIADGPCTDQGELALGRNVLVAFMPWNGYNFEDAILISERIVKEDIYTSIHIEEFEISARDTKLGPEEITRDIPNVGDEALRNLGPDGVVRIGAEVVPGDILVGKITPKSETELAPEERLLRAIFGEKAADVKDSSLVVPSGTAGIVMDVRVTAGNTKVKSEKLSPTEAKRQSKAITDKYDKKSSELTEELTQALSNILLNEKIPLDVVNAETGEIIIPANRKITKTLLRKMAAVYDHIEIDPSPIRIKIREIISTFEAKFQQLENEKDIELDRVEAGDDIDPGIIKQVKVFVASKRKLSVGDKMAGRHGNKGVVAKIVPEEDMPFLPDGTPVDIVLNPLGVPSRMNVGQVLETHLGIAAKALGFKVATPVFDGIPELQIRQYLKDAKLSEDGKTILFDGRSGEQFQQRVVVGQIYMLKLGHMVADKIHARAVGPYSLVTQQPLGGKAQYGGQRYGEMEVWAMEAYGAAYTLQELLTVKSDDVPGRTRIYESIVKGDNSLQAGTPESFNVLIKEMQSLCLDVKVGERSQDGSDQLKNNNDHLDQAA; this is encoded by the coding sequence ATGGTAACGGCAAACACCGGTGAGCGAATTAATTTCGGAAAAATCAGCGACGCGATCGATATTCCGAATCTGATCGAGGTTCAGCTGAAATCCTACGAGGATTTCCTGCAGACCAACATTGCCCCGAATCGGCGCAAAAACGAGGGCCTCCAGGCCGTGTTTTCCGAGGTTTTCCCGATTGAAAGTTACGACGAGAAAATCAAGCTCGAGTTTGCGGAATATGAAATCGCCGACCCGAAGATGTCCTCGTTGGATTGCCAGCGCGAAGGGGCGACCTTCGCCGCCCCGCTTTATGTGACCTTCCGCCTCCGCAACGAGGCCAATACCATCGAGGAAAAGGTGTACATGGGCGAACTGCCCATGATGACCGAGCGCGGGACCTTTGTGGTCAACGGCGCCGAACGCGTGGTGGTCAGCCAGTTGCACCGTTCCCCCGGCATCTGCTTCGAGTCGGGCGTGCATGCCAACGGAAAGACCCTGTATTCGTTCCGCATCATCCCGGACCGCGGTTCTTGGTTGGAAGTCGCATTTGACACCAGTGATTTGATGTACGTCCACTTGGACCGCCGCAAACGGCGTCGCAAGTTTTTGATCACAACCTTCCTTCGCGCGCTGGGCTACAGCACGAACGAGGAGATTCTCAGCCTGTTTTACGAGATCGAGGATTTCGCGCTCAAGGCTGACCCGGATGAAGAGAGCATCAGCAGCAAGGTGTTGATCAACGAAGTCCGCGACACAGCGAACCAGGACCTGGTTGTGGCCCGCGCCTTTGAGCCCCTGACCAAAACGGTGGTCCGCCAGCTTTTGGACCTCGGCATTATGAGCGTCGATGTGGTGGATATCCGAAATGATGACACCGTCATCCGCTGCCTGAAAAAGGATCCGACCCGCGATACGGAAGACGCGTTGAAGGACATTTACAAGCGCCTCCGGCCCGGAGATCCGCCGACCGTGACCAACGCCAAGGCCCTCATCAAACGGCTCTTTTTCGACCCGAAACGTTACGACATCGGGCGCGTCGGCCGCTACAAGATCAACCAGAAGCTCAGCCTGGAAGTGAATATTGAGACCCGCGTTTTGACGAACGAGGACATTATTGCTGCGACCAGCTACGTCATCAACCTGAAGCAGGGCGAAGGTTCCACGGACGATATCGACCATCTCGGCAGCCGCCGCGTGCGTGCTGTGGGCGAATTACTGGCGAACCAGTGCCGCACCGGTTTGGCGCGCACGGAACGCCTGGTGAAGGAGCGCATGACCCTGTTCGACGTGAACACCGAGGGCATGACGCCGCAGAAGTTGATCAACCCCAAGGCGCTCTCGGCCGTCATCCGCGACTTTTTCGGACGCAGCCAGCTTTCGCAGTTGATGGACCAGACCAATCCCTTGTCCGAGCTGACGCACAAGCGCAGGCTTTCGGCCCTTGGGCCCGGAGGCTTGAGCCGCGACCGCGCGGGCTTTGAAGTCCGCGACGTGCACCCGTCCCACTACGGGCGCATCTGCCCGATTGAGACGCCCGAAGGCCCTAACATCGGTTTGATCTCGTCCATGTCGACATTTGCGCGCATCAATGAATTTGGTTTCATTGAAACGCCCTACCGCAAAGTGGTGGACGGCAAGGTTGTCGAAAAAATTGATTACCTTACGGCGGACCAGGAGGAAAACTTTGTCGTGGCGCAGGCCAATGCCGCCCTGCAAAAGGACGGACGTTTCGCTGGCCCGAAGGTTTCCGTGCGCTACAAAGGCGAGTTCCTGGAAGTGGAGCCGAACCGCGTACATTACATGGATGTTTCCCCGAAGCAGCTTGTGTCCGTGGCTGCGAGCCTGATTCCGTTCCTGGAACATGACGACGCGAACCGCGCGTTGATGGGTTCGAACATGCAACGCCAGGGCGTGCCGCTGATTGTCACGGAAGCGCCGCTGGTGGGAACCGGCATTGAGGGCAAAGTGGCCCGCGATTCCAAGGCGGTTGTGGTTGCCGATGCGTCCGGAAAAGTGGCCTCGGTGAATTCGAGTGAAATCATCGTCACCCGGGACGGCGAATTGCCGGACGGCAAAAAGCGGTACAAGACCGATCCGGAAGCCGGCATCTATTATTATAAACTGCGCAAATTCATGCGCTCCAATGCCGGCACCTGCGTGAACCAAAAGCCGCTGGTCCGCAAGGGTGAAAAAATTTCCAAGGGCCAGGTGATCGCGGACGGTCCCTGCACCGATCAGGGCGAACTCGCCCTCGGCCGCAATGTGCTCGTCGCGTTCATGCCGTGGAACGGTTATAACTTCGAAGACGCCATTCTTATCAGCGAGCGGATTGTCAAGGAAGACATCTATACCAGCATCCACATCGAGGAGTTTGAAATTTCGGCCCGCGACACCAAGCTGGGCCCTGAAGAAATCACACGGGATATTCCGAATGTGGGCGACGAGGCCTTGAGGAATCTCGGTCCGGATGGCGTGGTGCGCATCGGCGCGGAAGTTGTTCCGGGCGACATCCTGGTCGGCAAAATCACCCCCAAGAGCGAAACGGAGCTGGCGCCGGAAGAACGGCTGCTCCGCGCAATCTTCGGTGAAAAAGCCGCGGACGTGAAGGACTCTTCACTCGTGGTGCCATCGGGAACGGCGGGCATTGTCATGGACGTGCGCGTGACCGCGGGCAACACCAAGGTCAAATCGGAAAAGCTTTCGCCGACCGAGGCCAAGCGCCAGTCAAAGGCCATCACCGACAAATACGACAAGAAATCCTCGGAGCTGACGGAAGAGCTGACCCAGGCCCTTTCCAACATTCTGCTGAATGAAAAAATCCCGCTGGATGTCGTCAATGCCGAGACCGGCGAGATCATCATTCCCGCCAACCGGAAGATCACCAAAACCCTGCTGCGCAAAATGGCGGCGGTGTATGACCATATTGAAATCGATCCCAGCCCGATCCGCATCAAGATCCGCGAGATCATCAGCACCTTCGAAGCCAAATTCCAGCAGTTGGAAAACGAGAAGGACATCGAGCTGGACCGCGTGGAAGCCGGCGACGACATCGACCCTGGCATCATCAAGCAGGTCAAAGTTTTCGTTGCCTCCAAGCGTAAATTATCGGTCGGTGACAAAATGGCCGGACGACATGGAAACAAGGGTGTGGTGGCCAAGATTGTGCCCGAAGAAGACATGCCGTTCCTCCCGGACGGCACCCCTGTCGATATCGTGTTGAATCCGCTTGGCGTGCCTTCGCGCATGAACGTGGGGCAGGTGCTCGAAACCCATTTGGGGATCGCCGCCAAAGCCCTGGGATTCAAGGTCGCGACGCCGGTGTTTGACGGCATTCCGGAATTGCAAATCCGGCAGTATTTGAAGGACGCGAAGCTGTCCGAGGACGGCAAGACCATTCTATTTGACGGACGCAGCGGCGAGCAATTCCAGCAACGCGTTGTCGTCGGCCAGATTTACATGTTGAAGCTGGGCCACATGGTGGCGGACAAGATCCACGCCCGTGCGGTTGGCCCCTACTCGCTTGTTACGCAGCAGCCTTTGGGCGGCAAGGCCCAATATGGCGGCCAGCGTTACGGTGAAATGGAAGTGTGGGCCATGGAAGCCTACGGCGCGGCTTATACGCTGCAGGAACTCCTGACAGTCAAGTCGGATGACGTGCCGGGCCGGACGCGCATCTATGAAAGCATTGTGAAGGGTGACAACTCGCTGCAGGCGGGCACACCCGAATCGTTCAACGTTTTGATCAAGGAAATGCAGAGCCTCTGCCTCGATGTGAAAGTGGGCGAACGCAGCCAGGATGGCTCCGATCAATTGAAGAACAACAACGATCATTTGGACCAAGCCGCCTAA